Below is a genomic region from Pectobacterium polaris.
TCCACTGGCGCTGGTGCAACGGCGGCAGCCAGAGCAGGCTGTGGCTGCATCATTGGCGTAGCGTAAGCCTGTTGCATCATCGGGTAGTTAACCGCTGCTGGGGCACGACTGATACGTACTGATTCTTCACCTTCAGAAATTTCCAGTTCGGCGATGCCGGACTCTTCAACCAGTTCGATCAGTTTTTTGATTTTACGAATATCCATGGATGTGGTTCCGTACTCTTTTGTTTAATTGGAAGTTGACAGGCGTTTTACCGCCGTCTGTAAAGCATACTGATAACCATCTGCCCCCAGGCCACATATCACGCCTACCGCAACATCAGAAAGATAGGAATGATGACGAAAAGGCTCACGTGCGTGCACGTTGGACAGATGAATTTCGATAAACGGAATCGCGACCGCCAGCAGGGCATCACGCAGCGCAACGCTGGTGTGGGTAAATGCCGCCGGGTTAATCAGAATGAAGTCTGTGTTTCCTCTGGCCTGATGGAGGGTATCGATCAGAACATGTTCCGCATTGGATTGCAGATGGGAAAACTTCACGTTCAATGCCTGCGCCTGTGTTTCCAGTTCGCTGACAATGTCTGCTAACGTCGTACTACCGTATTTGTCGGGCTCTCGGGTTCCTAGCAGATTCAGGTTTGGACCATTCAAGAGCAAAATGTGAAACTTTTCTGCCATTGTGCTGCTATCTCCCGCGATTGACCAAGATTGCAAAAACAGTGTCGCACAAAATAGCGCGAAGCTATTCGTTTGTCACCTTTCGTGACGCAAATTGTCCGGCCCGAGAAATTAAAGTCGTGCATTATAACCATATCGTGGCAATTCGCAGCTAAATACTGGTCTTATCAGCGGAGATATTCCTGTACCAAGCCGTGAGAAGGCGTGAATCTCACTGTCGCCCATCACCCGCTTTTCCTGTGTTGCTGCGGCGTTTAGCGCCACCATTGGCGAAATTTATTATAACGAAACAGCAGCAGTATCAGCGCCGCGAGCGCATACAAAATAGGCTGCGGGGAGAGCGTTTTAACTGACCAAAGATAGTGGATAGGCGCAAGGATGGCGACTAAATAGACGAAATTATGCAGTTTTTGCCATTGCGATCCCAACTTGCGCATCATTATCTGTGGCGACGTCACCGCCAGCGCCAGCAAAATCAGCCAGCTTACGATCCCCAGCGTTAAATACGGTCGGGATATCAGCTCTTTGCCCAGCAGCGCCAGATGATCCAGACCCAACTCCAGCATTGCATAGCTCACCAGATGTAACGTCGCCCAGAAAAAGCACCACAGCCCGAGAAGGCGTCGGCAGCGAATGAGCAGCGGCTGTTTGCCGTAGCGCGCTAATGGCGTAACCAGCAGCGTCGCCAGCAGCAATTTCAGCGCCATTCTGCCGGTAAAGTGCTGGATATCTTTGGCCGGGTCAGCGCTGAACCACCCCTGGTCAACTGACAATATCAGCCACAGCAGCGGCAGAAAACCAGCCAGGTGGAGTAGCACTTTTAACCGGGTAATGTGTTGTAACGTCAGTCTCATGCTGATGTGGATTCCTATCCTGACAGGCGGCGATGGCTAGAAGTTAGCTAAAAATTGTCGCGCAGATTCAGACCGCGATACAGCGAAGCGACCTGATCGGCATAGCCGTTGAACAACAGCGTGGGTTGGCGCTCAACGTTAAGTAGCCCGCCTGAACCGATGACGCGTTCCGTCGCCTGCGACCAGCGCGGGTGATCCACATGCGGGTTAACGTTGGCATAGAAACCATATTCATCCGAGGCCGCCAGATTCCATGTGCACGGGGGCTGCTCGCGGGTGAGCCGGATATGCACGATAGATTTGATGTTCTTGAAGCCGTATTTCCACGGTGTTACTAACCGGATGGGGGCACCGTTCTGCGGCGGTAACGTCTTGCCGTAAACCCCGACGGCCAGCAGCGCTAGAGGATTCATGGCTTCATCGAGCCGTAATCCTTCGACATAGGGATAGTCGAGACCACCGCCCATGAAGCGATCTTTTTGCCCCGGCATCTGTTCCGGATCGTAAAGCGTCTGAAATGCTACGTAGCGCGCGTTGCTGGTGGGTTCGGCGTATTTAATCAGCTTGGCTAACTCAAACCCGACCCACGGAATCACCATCGACCACGCTTCGACGCAACGGAAACGGTAGATCCGCTCTTCCAGCGGAAAGCGTTTTAGCAAATCGTCGATATCCAGCGTGAGAGGTTTGGCGACATCACCGTCTATTTTAACGGTCCAGCCTTCGGTTTTTAACCCGCCGGCATTCGCTGCCGGATCGGCTTTATCCAGCCCAAATTCATAGAAGTTGTTATAGCCCGTGACCTTATCTTCCGGCGTGAGCGGCAGATCGAGTTTCCAGTCGGCGGATTGGCTAAACGTGAGCGGTTTACCCGGCGGCGCTTTGGGTTTATCACCGCCTTTAAACCAGGCCAGCAGGTCAGCCTGTGCAGAAAATGGCAGCGCGAGCGCCGCAGCGGAAATACCCAGCGCTTTTAATACGCGCCGACGCTGATAGAAGAGGGATTCCGGGGTAACGTCGGCTTCTGTGAGCTTGCGATGTTTGTGCATGTGAACTCCCGCCAGTCATTATTATTGTTGACGTAAAGTGGCGTACTTAGTGGTTACCGTTCACTTAGTTATAGATGAATTGCGATAGAAACTGCGATAGGAGAGGTGAAATACTTTTTTGCAGGGTGTAACAGCCACCCGAAGGTGGCTGAGCGCGTAAACAAAAGACGTTAGCTGATTTTCACCAGCGTGCGGCCAGTGACTTTGTTTTCCAGCAGCGCGGCGGCGACAGCAGGGACGT
It encodes:
- the aroQ gene encoding type II 3-dehydroquinate dehydratase → MAEKFHILLLNGPNLNLLGTREPDKYGSTTLADIVSELETQAQALNVKFSHLQSNAEHVLIDTLHQARGNTDFILINPAAFTHTSVALRDALLAVAIPFIEIHLSNVHAREPFRHHSYLSDVAVGVICGLGADGYQYALQTAVKRLSTSN
- the msrQ gene encoding protein-methionine-sulfoxide reductase heme-binding subunit MsrQ; amino-acid sequence: MRLTLQHITRLKVLLHLAGFLPLLWLILSVDQGWFSADPAKDIQHFTGRMALKLLLATLLVTPLARYGKQPLLIRCRRLLGLWCFFWATLHLVSYAMLELGLDHLALLGKELISRPYLTLGIVSWLILLALAVTSPQIMMRKLGSQWQKLHNFVYLVAILAPIHYLWSVKTLSPQPILYALAALILLLFRYNKFRQWWR
- the msrP gene encoding protein-methionine-sulfoxide reductase catalytic subunit MsrP; the protein is MHKHRKLTEADVTPESLFYQRRRVLKALGISAAALALPFSAQADLLAWFKGGDKPKAPPGKPLTFSQSADWKLDLPLTPEDKVTGYNNFYEFGLDKADPAANAGGLKTEGWTVKIDGDVAKPLTLDIDDLLKRFPLEERIYRFRCVEAWSMVIPWVGFELAKLIKYAEPTSNARYVAFQTLYDPEQMPGQKDRFMGGGLDYPYVEGLRLDEAMNPLALLAVGVYGKTLPPQNGAPIRLVTPWKYGFKNIKSIVHIRLTREQPPCTWNLAASDEYGFYANVNPHVDHPRWSQATERVIGSGGLLNVERQPTLLFNGYADQVASLYRGLNLRDNF